One stretch of Streptomyces sp. 135 DNA includes these proteins:
- a CDS encoding nucleoside triphosphate pyrophosphatase, whose protein sequence is MSDQPRRRLVLASQSPARLGLLRQAGLAPEVIVSGVDEDKVSAPTPAELALALAEAKASVVAARPEVKGALVIGCDSVLELDGKALGKPADAEEATARWKAMRGRAGVLQTGHCVYDTVSGTYASGTASTVVRFGEPSDEEVAAYVASGEPLHVAGAFTLDGRSAPFIDGIEGDHGNVIGLSLPLLRRLLGQLGVGITELWA, encoded by the coding sequence ATGAGTGATCAGCCACGCCGCCGTCTCGTGCTCGCCTCGCAGTCCCCCGCCCGTCTCGGCCTGCTCCGGCAGGCGGGCCTCGCCCCCGAGGTGATCGTCAGCGGCGTCGACGAGGACAAGGTCTCCGCGCCGACCCCCGCCGAGCTCGCCCTCGCCCTGGCCGAGGCCAAGGCCTCCGTCGTCGCCGCGCGGCCCGAGGTCAAGGGCGCCCTGGTCATCGGCTGCGACTCGGTCCTGGAGCTGGACGGCAAGGCGCTCGGCAAGCCCGCCGACGCCGAGGAGGCGACCGCCCGCTGGAAGGCCATGCGCGGCCGCGCGGGCGTCCTCCAGACGGGGCACTGCGTCTACGACACCGTTTCCGGGACGTACGCGTCGGGGACGGCCTCGACCGTGGTCCGCTTCGGTGAGCCCTCCGACGAGGAGGTCGCCGCGTACGTCGCGAGCGGCGAACCGCTGCACGTGGCGGGCGCCTTCACGCTGGACGGCCGCTCGGCGCCGTTCATCGACGGCATCGAGGGCGACCACGGCAACGTCATCGGCCTCTCGCTGCCGCTGCTGCGCCGCCTGCTCGGCCAACTGGGCGTCGGCATCACGGAGTTGTGGGCGTAG
- a CDS encoding acyl-CoA carboxylase subunit beta produces MSETDIHTTAGKLADLQRRIEEAKHAGSARAVEKQHAKGKLTARERIELLLDEGSFVEFDEFAQHRSTSFGLEKNRPYGDGVVTGYGTVDGRPVAVFSQDFTVFGGALGEVFGQKIVKVMDFALKTGCPVIGINDSGGARIQEGVMALGMYGEIFRRNTHASGVIPQISLVVGPCAGGAVYSPAITDFTVMVDQTSHMFITGPDVIKTVTGEDVGFEELGGARTHNSTSGVAHHMAGDEKDAIEYVKSLLSYLPSNNLSEPPAFPEEADLELTDEDRALDTLIPDSANQPYDMHGVIEHLLDDGEFFETQPLFAPNILTGFGRVEGHPVGIVANQPMQFAGCLDIDASEKAARFVRTCDAFNVPVLTFVDVPGFLPGVEQEHTGIIRRGAKLIYAYAEATVPLITIITRKAFGGAYDVMGSKHLGADLNLAWPTAQIAVMGAQGAVNVLHRRTIAAAGDEAAQEAARAQLIQEYEDALLNPYTAAERGYIDAVIMPSETRSHLVRGLRQLRTKRESLPPKKHGNIPL; encoded by the coding sequence ATGTCCGAGACCGACATCCACACGACCGCCGGCAAGCTCGCGGACCTCCAGCGCCGCATCGAGGAGGCGAAGCACGCGGGATCGGCCCGCGCGGTGGAGAAGCAGCACGCCAAGGGGAAGTTGACGGCGCGTGAGCGGATCGAGCTGCTCCTCGACGAGGGCTCCTTCGTGGAGTTCGACGAGTTCGCGCAGCACCGCTCGACCAGCTTCGGCCTGGAGAAGAACAGGCCGTACGGCGACGGCGTGGTGACCGGGTACGGCACTGTCGACGGCCGCCCCGTGGCCGTGTTCTCGCAGGACTTCACGGTCTTCGGCGGCGCACTCGGCGAGGTCTTCGGCCAGAAGATCGTCAAGGTCATGGACTTCGCGCTGAAGACGGGCTGTCCGGTCATCGGGATCAACGACTCCGGTGGTGCCCGCATCCAGGAGGGCGTGATGGCCCTCGGCATGTACGGCGAGATCTTCCGCCGGAACACGCACGCGTCCGGTGTGATCCCGCAGATCTCGCTGGTCGTCGGGCCGTGTGCGGGCGGCGCTGTCTACTCCCCCGCGATCACCGACTTCACGGTGATGGTCGACCAGACCTCGCACATGTTCATCACCGGGCCCGACGTCATCAAGACCGTCACGGGCGAGGACGTCGGCTTCGAGGAGCTCGGCGGCGCCCGCACCCACAACTCCACGTCGGGCGTGGCGCACCACATGGCGGGCGACGAGAAGGACGCCATCGAGTACGTCAAGTCGCTGCTGTCCTACCTGCCGTCGAACAACCTCAGCGAGCCGCCCGCCTTCCCCGAGGAGGCGGACCTGGAGCTCACGGACGAGGACCGCGCCCTCGACACGCTGATCCCGGACAGCGCGAACCAGCCGTACGACATGCACGGCGTGATCGAACACCTCCTGGACGACGGCGAGTTCTTCGAGACGCAGCCGCTGTTCGCGCCGAACATCCTCACCGGCTTCGGCCGCGTCGAGGGCCACCCGGTGGGCATCGTCGCCAACCAGCCGATGCAGTTCGCCGGCTGCCTGGACATCGACGCCTCCGAGAAGGCCGCGCGGTTCGTGCGCACCTGCGACGCCTTCAACGTGCCGGTGCTGACCTTCGTCGACGTGCCGGGCTTCCTGCCGGGCGTCGAGCAGGAGCACACGGGCATCATCCGCCGCGGCGCGAAGCTCATCTACGCCTACGCCGAGGCCACCGTCCCGCTGATCACGATCATCACCCGCAAGGCCTTCGGCGGCGCGTACGACGTCATGGGCTCCAAGCACCTGGGCGCCGACCTGAACCTCGCCTGGCCGACCGCGCAGATCGCGGTGATGGGCGCGCAGGGCGCGGTGAACGTCCTGCACCGCCGCACCATCGCCGCGGCCGGTGACGAGGCGGCCCAGGAGGCGGCCCGCGCGCAGCTCATCCAGGAGTACGAGGACGCGCTGCTCAACCCGTACACGGCGGCCGAGCGCGGCTACATCGATGCCGTGATCATGCCGTCGGAGACCCGCTCGCACCTGGTGCGGGGCCTGCGTCAGCTGCGCACGAAGCGGGAATCCCTGCCTCCGAAGAAGCACGGCAACATCCCCCTGTAG
- a CDS encoding biotin--[acetyl-CoA-carboxylase] ligase, whose amino-acid sequence MTPPDAEDNRWSDLDRPPLNAASLRRTLLREGGLWSSLDVVPRTGSTNTDLVARADDLAEGAVLVAEEQSAARGRLDRQWSAPARSGLFFSVLLKPAEVPVERWCWLPLLTGVAVATGLSRVAGVDTALKWPNDLLVTVGDEERKAGGILAERAGSAGGSGAGVVIGIGLNVTLREDELPVPTAGSLALAGAATTDRDPLLRAVLRSLEQWYGVWRGAGGDPSASRLQEAYAAGCATLGRRVRAELPGDRAIVGEAVAVDGDGRLVLATEEGVQEPVGAGDIIHLRPAP is encoded by the coding sequence ATGACGCCGCCAGATGCTGAAGACAACCGCTGGTCCGACCTCGACCGTCCGCCCCTGAACGCCGCCTCCCTGCGGCGGACGCTGCTGCGGGAGGGCGGGCTGTGGTCCTCCCTGGACGTGGTGCCCCGCACCGGCTCCACCAACACCGACCTGGTGGCACGGGCCGACGACCTGGCCGAGGGAGCCGTACTGGTCGCCGAGGAGCAGAGCGCGGCGCGCGGGCGCCTGGACCGGCAGTGGTCGGCGCCCGCCCGCTCCGGGCTCTTCTTCTCCGTCCTGCTCAAGCCCGCCGAGGTGCCCGTGGAGCGGTGGTGCTGGCTGCCGCTGCTCACCGGTGTCGCCGTCGCCACGGGGCTCTCGCGGGTGGCCGGCGTGGACACGGCACTCAAATGGCCCAACGACCTCCTGGTGACCGTCGGTGACGAGGAGCGCAAGGCCGGCGGCATCCTCGCCGAGCGGGCGGGTTCCGCCGGGGGCTCCGGCGCCGGCGTGGTCATCGGCATCGGCCTCAACGTCACGCTCCGTGAGGACGAGCTGCCGGTGCCGACGGCGGGCTCACTGGCACTGGCAGGCGCCGCGACCACGGACCGGGACCCGCTCCTGCGGGCCGTGCTGCGCTCGCTGGAGCAGTGGTACGGCGTGTGGCGCGGGGCGGGCGGCGACCCGTCCGCATCCCGCCTCCAGGAGGCATACGCGGCGGGCTGCGCGACGCTGGGCCGCCGGGTACGGGCGGAGCTGCCGGGCGACAGGGCGATCGTAGGAGAGGCGGTAGCGGTAGACGGCGACGGCCGCCTGGTCCTCGCCACGGAGGAGGGGGTACAGGAGCCGGTGGGAGCGGGCGACATCATCCACCTGCGACCGGCGCCGTAG
- a CDS encoding adenylate/guanylate cyclase domain-containing protein, whose product MPDVEDEKADGESAKNPLALQLEQLILGADRRYTPFQAARSAGVSMELASRFWRAMGFPDIGQAKALTEADVLALRRLAGLVEAGLLSEAMAVQVARSTGQTTARLAEWQIDSFLEGLTEPPEPGMTRTEVTYPLIELLLPELEEFLVYVWRRQLAAATGRVVQAADDEEMVDRRLAVGFADLVGFTRLTRRMEEEELGELVEAFETTAADLVAAHGGRLIKTLGDEVLYAADDAGVAAEIALRLIETMANDETMPELRVGIAFGTVTTRMGDVFGTTVNLASRLTSIAPRDAVLVDGAFAEELTRTGDAPASEAQAAEAAAAAEKEGEEPPAYRFALQPMWQRPVRGLGIVEPWLLARRT is encoded by the coding sequence ATCCCCGACGTGGAGGACGAGAAGGCGGACGGCGAGTCCGCGAAGAACCCCCTCGCCCTCCAGCTCGAACAGCTCATCCTCGGCGCCGACCGCCGCTACACCCCCTTCCAGGCGGCACGCAGCGCAGGCGTCTCGATGGAGCTTGCCTCCCGCTTCTGGCGAGCCATGGGCTTCCCCGACATCGGCCAGGCCAAAGCCCTGACCGAGGCCGACGTACTCGCGCTGCGGCGCCTGGCCGGTCTCGTCGAGGCCGGCCTGCTCAGCGAGGCCATGGCGGTGCAAGTGGCCCGCTCGACCGGGCAGACCACCGCCCGGCTCGCCGAGTGGCAGATCGACTCCTTCCTGGAGGGGCTGACCGAACCGCCCGAGCCGGGCATGACCCGCACCGAAGTCACGTATCCGCTCATCGAACTGCTCCTGCCCGAGCTGGAGGAGTTCCTCGTCTACGTCTGGCGCCGCCAGCTCGCCGCCGCCACCGGCCGCGTCGTGCAGGCCGCGGACGACGAGGAGATGGTCGACCGGCGGCTCGCCGTCGGCTTCGCCGACCTCGTCGGCTTCACGCGGCTGACCCGCCGCATGGAGGAGGAGGAGCTCGGCGAACTGGTCGAGGCCTTCGAGACCACCGCCGCCGACCTGGTGGCCGCACACGGCGGGCGGCTCATCAAGACCCTCGGCGACGAGGTCCTGTACGCCGCCGACGACGCGGGCGTCGCCGCCGAGATCGCGCTGCGGCTCATCGAGACCATGGCCAACGACGAGACCATGCCGGAGCTGCGCGTCGGCATCGCCTTCGGGACCGTGACGACCCGGATGGGCGATGTCTTCGGCACGACCGTGAACCTCGCGAGCCGCCTCACGTCGATAGCGCCCCGGGACGCGGTGCTCGTGGACGGCGCCTTCGCGGAGGAGCTGACGCGGACCGGGGACGCGCCCGCCTCCGAGGCGCAGGCCGCGGAGGCGGCGGCCGCCGCGGAGAAGGAGGGCGAGGAGCCGCCCGCGTACCGCTTCGCGCTCCAGCCGATGTGGCAGCGGCCCGTCCGCGGCCTCGGCATCGTCGAGCCCTGGCTGCTGGCCCGCCGTACGTGA
- a CDS encoding enoyl-CoA hydratase-related protein → MGDEQRYGEYVAVRRHGHVAELVLDRPKAMNAVSSEMARSVAAACAALSEDRAARVVVVTSTHERAFCVGADLKERNSLSDAELLRQRPTSRACYTGVLELPMPTVAAVHGFALGGGFELALSCDVIVADPTAVVGLPEVSVGVIPGGGGTQLLPRRVGAARAAELIFSARRVEAAEARELGLVDLLVGEGEARAEALALGARMAANSPVGLRAAKRALRLGHGLDLRAGLEVEDAAWRTVAFSGDRAEGVAAFNEKRKPEWPGE, encoded by the coding sequence ATGGGTGACGAGCAGCGGTACGGGGAGTACGTGGCGGTCAGGCGGCACGGCCATGTCGCCGAACTGGTCCTGGACCGCCCGAAGGCGATGAACGCCGTCTCCTCGGAGATGGCCCGCTCCGTCGCCGCCGCCTGCGCCGCCCTGTCCGAGGACCGCGCCGCCCGCGTCGTCGTCGTGACCTCCACCCACGAGCGGGCGTTCTGCGTCGGCGCCGACCTGAAGGAGCGCAACTCCCTCAGCGACGCCGAGCTGCTGCGCCAGCGCCCCACCTCCCGCGCCTGCTACACCGGCGTGCTGGAGCTGCCCATGCCCACCGTCGCCGCCGTGCACGGCTTCGCGCTCGGCGGCGGCTTCGAGCTCGCCCTCTCCTGTGACGTGATCGTGGCCGACCCGACCGCGGTCGTCGGGCTCCCCGAGGTCTCCGTCGGCGTCATCCCCGGCGGCGGTGGTACGCAGCTCCTGCCGCGCCGCGTCGGCGCCGCCCGCGCCGCCGAGCTGATCTTCTCGGCGCGGCGTGTGGAGGCGGCCGAGGCGCGGGAGTTGGGCCTGGTCGACCTGCTGGTGGGGGAGGGCGAGGCCCGTGCGGAAGCGCTCGCGCTCGGCGCCCGCATGGCGGCCAACTCGCCCGTCGGCCTGCGCGCCGCCAAGCGTGCCCTGCGCCTCGGGCACGGCCTCGACCTGCGGGCGGGCCTCGAGGTGGAGGACGCGGCGTGGCGCACGGTGGCCTTCTCGGGCGACCGCGCGGAGGGTGTCGCGGCGTTCAACGAGAAGCGGAAGCCCGAGTGGCCCGGGGAGTAG
- a CDS encoding GGDEF domain-containing protein, with product MGEDVRLRAVVELAQAMAAAQTPRESWQAAALGACRALSGSFAALSVWERDLGQLRVLVNAGERTEDEEEFPEREAYPVHQFPEITEFLHERWAGGGEPNAWVETAEGPSGGHWAGYCHQRVSALRRRGRGCCVVAPIVLHGRAWGELYVARPVGAPVFGRSDADFATVLAAVAAAGIAQTERLEEVRRLAFTDALTGLANRRAVDLRLDEAVERHRLDGAVVSLVVCDVNGLKRVNDTRGHAIGDRLLERFGSILSLCGAMLPGTLAARLGGDEFCLLSVGPAADEVVRVADELCLRAAELELGERLRVVHTWYTCGGSRDESCDMTRAESARDT from the coding sequence ATGGGTGAGGACGTCCGGCTGCGGGCCGTGGTGGAGCTGGCGCAGGCCATGGCCGCCGCGCAGACTCCGCGTGAGTCCTGGCAGGCCGCGGCCCTCGGTGCCTGCCGCGCGCTGAGCGGCAGCTTCGCGGCGCTGTCCGTGTGGGAGCGGGATCTGGGCCAGTTGCGGGTCCTCGTGAACGCTGGCGAACGAACCGAGGACGAGGAGGAGTTCCCGGAGCGGGAGGCGTACCCCGTCCACCAGTTCCCGGAGATCACCGAGTTCCTGCACGAGCGCTGGGCCGGCGGCGGCGAGCCGAACGCCTGGGTCGAGACGGCCGAGGGGCCCAGCGGCGGCCACTGGGCGGGCTACTGCCACCAGCGCGTCTCGGCGCTGCGCCGGCGCGGCCGCGGCTGCTGCGTGGTCGCGCCGATCGTGCTGCACGGGCGCGCCTGGGGCGAGCTGTACGTGGCCCGGCCGGTGGGCGCGCCCGTCTTCGGCCGCTCCGACGCCGATTTCGCGACCGTCCTCGCGGCGGTGGCCGCCGCCGGGATCGCCCAGACCGAACGCCTTGAGGAGGTGCGCCGGCTGGCCTTCACGGACGCGCTGACCGGGCTCGCCAACCGCCGCGCGGTGGACCTGCGGCTCGACGAGGCGGTGGAGCGCCACCGCCTGGACGGCGCCGTGGTGAGCCTTGTCGTCTGCGACGTGAACGGGCTGAAGCGGGTCAACGACACCCGGGGGCACGCGATCGGCGACCGGCTCCTGGAGCGCTTCGGCTCCATCCTCTCGCTCTGCGGCGCGATGCTGCCGGGCACGCTGGCCGCGCGGCTCGGCGGCGACGAGTTCTGCCTCCTGTCGGTGGGGCCGGCCGCCGACGAGGTGGTGCGCGTCGCCGATGAACTGTGCCTGCGGGCGGCCGAGTTGGAGCTCGGGGAGCGCCTGCGGGTCGTCCACACCTGGTACACCTGTGGCGGAAGCCGTGACGAAAGCTGTGACATGACCCGCGCCGAATCCGCCCGTGACACCTGA
- the hutH gene encoding histidine ammonia-lyase: MHSVGTVALGTSGTSAADVIAVARDNARIELTDEARAALAASREIVDALAAKPDPVYGVSTGFGALASRHIGPDLRAQLQRNIVRSHAAGMGPRVEREVVRALMFLRLKTVCSGHTGVRPEVAQTMADVLNAGITPVVHEYGSLGCSGDLAPLSHCALTLMGEGDAEGPDGALKPAGELLAAHGITPVELREKEGLALLNGTDGMLGMLIMALADLETLYKSADVTAALTLEALLGTEKVLAPELHAIRPHPGQAASAANMLAVLVGSGLTGHHQDDAPRVQDAYSVRCAPQVAGAGRDTMAHARTVAERELAAAVDNPVVLPDGRVESNGNFHGAPVAYVLDFLAIAAADLGSIAERRTDRLLDKNRSHGLPPFLADDAGVDSGLMIAQYTQAALVSEMKRLAVPASADSIPSSAMQEDHVSMGWSAARKLRTAVDNLTRIVAIELYAATRAVELREGLTPAPATQAVIEAIRKAGVEGPGPDRFLAPDLAAADAFVRSGALLAAVEPVTGALA, from the coding sequence ATGCACAGCGTGGGCACCGTGGCCCTTGGGACGTCCGGGACGAGTGCGGCGGACGTCATCGCCGTCGCGCGCGACAACGCACGGATCGAACTGACCGACGAGGCACGGGCCGCCCTGGCCGCCTCGCGCGAGATCGTCGACGCGCTCGCGGCCAAGCCCGACCCCGTCTACGGCGTCTCGACCGGCTTCGGCGCCCTGGCCAGCCGCCACATCGGCCCCGACCTCCGCGCCCAGCTCCAGCGCAACATCGTCCGCTCGCACGCAGCCGGCATGGGCCCGCGCGTGGAGCGTGAGGTCGTACGCGCGCTGATGTTCCTGCGCCTGAAGACGGTCTGCTCGGGCCACACCGGCGTACGCCCCGAGGTCGCGCAGACGATGGCCGACGTCCTGAACGCGGGCATCACCCCGGTCGTCCACGAGTACGGCTCCCTAGGCTGCTCCGGCGACCTCGCCCCGCTCAGCCACTGCGCGCTGACGCTGATGGGCGAGGGCGACGCCGAAGGCCCCGACGGTGCGCTGAAGCCCGCGGGCGAGCTGCTCGCCGCGCACGGCATCACGCCCGTAGAGCTGCGGGAGAAGGAGGGCCTGGCGCTCCTGAACGGCACCGACGGCATGCTCGGCATGCTGATCATGGCCCTCGCCGACCTGGAGACCCTCTACAAGTCGGCCGACGTCACCGCCGCCCTCACCCTAGAAGCCCTGCTCGGCACGGAGAAGGTCCTCGCCCCCGAGCTGCACGCCATCCGTCCGCACCCGGGCCAGGCCGCCTCCGCCGCCAACATGCTCGCGGTGCTCGTCGGTTCGGGCCTCACCGGCCACCACCAGGACGACGCGCCGCGCGTCCAGGACGCCTACTCGGTGCGCTGCGCCCCGCAGGTCGCGGGCGCGGGCCGCGACACCATGGCGCACGCCCGCACGGTCGCCGAGCGCGAGCTGGCGGCCGCCGTCGACAACCCCGTCGTGCTGCCCGACGGCCGCGTGGAGTCCAACGGCAACTTCCACGGCGCCCCCGTCGCCTACGTCCTCGACTTCCTGGCCATCGCCGCCGCCGACCTCGGCTCCATCGCCGAGCGCCGCACCGACCGGCTCCTGGACAAGAACCGCTCGCACGGCCTGCCGCCGTTCCTCGCGGACGACGCGGGCGTCGACTCCGGCCTGATGATCGCCCAGTACACGCAGGCCGCCCTGGTCAGCGAGATGAAGCGCCTCGCGGTCCCCGCGTCGGCCGACTCCATCCCCTCCTCCGCCATGCAGGAGGACCACGTCTCCATGGGCTGGTCGGCGGCGCGCAAACTGCGTACCGCCGTCGACAACTTGACCCGCATCGTGGCCATCGAGCTCTACGCCGCCACCCGCGCCGTCGAGCTCCGCGAGGGCCTCACCCCGGCCCCCGCCACGCAGGCGGTCATCGAGGCGATCCGCAAGGCGGGCGTCGAGGGCCCGGGCCCGGACCGCTTCCTCGCCCCGGACCTGGCGGCCGCGGACGCGTTCGTCCGCTCCGGCGCGCTGCTCGCCGCGGTGGAGCCGGTGACGGGCGCGCTGGCCTAG
- a CDS encoding AAA family ATPase has translation MSGPRARTAPWDILLLGGASGVGKSRAAAQLAAESKAFVVEFDDAVAAVLAITTARGHPDLHHFDGGVSRLSPARVLELQIATARALDPALLGVVRNRLTVDVPAVIEGDYLTPAAAARAVRAGAAAGREVRAVFLHEGDPGQIAANYACREPDEGDQTERAAISAAYSHWLGEQAALHALPVVDARPWATLASRVRQALGRGATGVA, from the coding sequence CTGAGCGGGCCCCGCGCACGTACGGCGCCCTGGGACATCCTGCTGCTCGGCGGCGCGTCCGGCGTCGGCAAGAGCCGGGCCGCCGCTCAACTGGCAGCGGAGTCGAAGGCGTTCGTCGTCGAGTTCGACGACGCCGTCGCGGCGGTCCTGGCGATCACCACAGCGCGGGGGCATCCGGACCTCCACCACTTCGACGGCGGCGTCTCGCGGCTCTCCCCCGCGCGGGTCCTGGAGCTCCAGATCGCCACGGCCCGGGCCCTGGACCCCGCGCTCCTCGGCGTCGTGCGCAACCGCCTGACCGTCGACGTGCCCGCCGTGATCGAGGGCGACTACCTCACCCCGGCCGCCGCGGCGCGCGCCGTGCGTGCGGGCGCCGCGGCCGGGCGCGAGGTGCGGGCCGTCTTCCTGCACGAGGGCGATCCCGGGCAGATCGCCGCCAACTACGCCTGCCGGGAGCCGGACGAGGGCGACCAGACCGAGCGCGCCGCGATCAGCGCCGCGTACTCCCACTGGCTCGGCGAGCAGGCGGCCCTGCACGCGCTGCCGGTGGTCGACGCCCGGCCCTGGGCCACGCTGGCGTCCCGCGTCCGGCAGGCGCTCGGCCGTGGCGCCACGGGCGTGGCCTAG
- a CDS encoding LPXTG cell wall anchor domain-containing protein has protein sequence MLTATAAGALLGALWFVPSANATSAGSHDTPRDDRPANSAPHHDATATATTGRLADTGSFDTTPYVAGGTAFLGLGAGFVAYSVRRERSGQARGAAF, from the coding sequence ATGCTGACCGCCACCGCCGCCGGAGCCCTCCTCGGCGCCCTGTGGTTCGTCCCCTCCGCGAACGCGACCTCCGCCGGGTCGCACGACACCCCCCGGGACGACAGGCCCGCGAACTCGGCCCCCCACCACGATGCGACCGCGACCGCGACCACCGGACGCCTCGCCGACACCGGCAGCTTCGACACGACTCCGTACGTGGCCGGCGGGACGGCGTTCCTCGGCCTCGGGGCGGGCTTCGTGGCCTACTCCGTCCGCAGAGAGCGCTCGGGCCAGGCGCGCGGCGCGGCGTTCTGA
- a CDS encoding Ig-like domain-containing protein: protein MTDSRRRKSGRGRKGLAAVSALVGGVLVLSACNGDDGGKASGGGKESQNQVDEAAAKKTSAAQIRIAPKNGSDNASINSAAKVTVSEGTLTSVVMKASDGQAVAGQISADKTSWKPAGQLERATKYKISATAKDSEGRKAHENSTFTTVSPANSFIGSFTPENGSTVGVGMPVSINFDKGITNKKEVQSAIKVSSTSGQEVVGHWFGNNRLDFRPEEYWQGNSTVTLKLDLDGVEGADGVYGVQQKTVQFKIGRNQVSIVDAKTKTMKVTRDGKVIKTIPISAGSPENKTYNGKMVISEMFKETRMDGATVGFKDNDGKGEYDIKDVPHAMRLSSSGTFIHGNYWGSPSIFGNANTSHGCIGLEDAKGAGDKSKPGAWFFDNTITGDVVDVRNTGDKTIAPDNGLNGWNMDWAQWKAGSAV, encoded by the coding sequence ATGACGGACAGTAGGCGTCGCAAGTCGGGGCGTGGACGCAAGGGCCTGGCGGCCGTGTCCGCGCTCGTCGGCGGCGTGCTCGTGCTCTCGGCGTGCAACGGCGACGACGGGGGCAAGGCCTCCGGAGGCGGCAAGGAGTCGCAGAACCAGGTCGACGAGGCGGCGGCCAAGAAGACCTCCGCCGCCCAGATCCGGATCGCGCCGAAGAACGGCTCCGACAACGCCAGCATCAACAGCGCGGCCAAGGTCACGGTCAGCGAGGGCACGCTCACCTCGGTGGTGATGAAGGCGTCCGACGGTCAGGCCGTGGCCGGTCAGATATCCGCTGACAAGACGAGCTGGAAGCCCGCCGGCCAGCTCGAACGCGCCACGAAGTACAAGATCTCGGCCACCGCCAAGGACTCCGAGGGCCGCAAGGCGCACGAGAACTCGACGTTCACGACCGTCTCGCCGGCCAACAGCTTCATCGGCAGCTTCACGCCCGAGAACGGCTCGACGGTCGGCGTCGGCATGCCCGTGTCGATCAACTTCGACAAGGGCATCACGAACAAGAAGGAAGTCCAGTCCGCGATCAAGGTGTCGTCCACCAGCGGGCAGGAAGTCGTCGGCCACTGGTTCGGCAACAACCGCCTGGACTTCCGCCCGGAGGAGTACTGGCAGGGCAACTCCACCGTCACGCTGAAGCTGGACCTCGACGGTGTCGAGGGTGCCGACGGTGTCTACGGCGTGCAGCAGAAGACCGTCCAGTTCAAGATCGGCCGTAACCAGGTCTCCATCGTCGACGCCAAGACGAAGACGATGAAGGTCACCCGGGACGGCAAGGTCATCAAGACCATCCCGATCTCCGCGGGCTCGCCCGAGAACAAGACGTACAACGGCAAGATGGTGATCTCCGAGATGTTCAAGGAGACCCGCATGGACGGCGCGACCGTCGGCTTCAAGGACAACGACGGCAAGGGCGAGTACGACATCAAGGACGTGCCGCACGCCATGCGGCTGTCCTCCTCGGGCACCTTCATCCACGGCAACTACTGGGGCTCGCCGTCGATCTTCGGCAACGCCAACACCAGCCACGGCTGCATCGGCCTGGAGGACGCCAAGGGCGCGGGCGACAAGAGCAAGCCCGGCGCCTGGTTCTTCGACAACACCATCACCGGTGACGTCGTCGACGTCCGCAACACCGGCGACAAGACCATCGCCCCGGACAACGGCCTCAACGGCTGGAACATGGACTGGGCGCAGTGGAAGGCCGGCTCCGCCGTCTGA